Genomic window (Mycolicibacterium smegmatis):
GGGCCGGTAGGCGGCCCAGCAGCCGATCACGACGGCGCCGAGGATCGCGAGAAGCATTGTGGTGAGGGCCAGTTGCAGCGTGGCGGGGAACGCGCGCAGCGCCATCTCGGCGGCCGGTTCCCCGGTGCGCAGCGACGTGCCGAAGTCCAGGTGGACGACGCCCTTGAAGTAGTCGAGCAGCTGGGCCCCGACGGACTGGTCGAATCCGTTGGCGGCGCGGAACTCCGCTCGCTGTTCAGGCGTCGCGGATTCCGGCAGGTACAGGTTGGTGGGATCCCCGGTGAGACGCGCCAGCAGGAACACCCCGAGCAGGACGATGATCAACGGCAGGGCGCTGGTGTACATCCTGCGCCGGACGAATGGGAGCATGCTCGAACCTTCCTCGGACCTTCGGCGTCAGTGCTCGACGGTGTCGTCAACCGCGAACGTCATCTGCGACAACCGCATCTCGTCGCCGGTCGCCGAGTTGGGCTGGTAATCCACGCGGGGCGACTTGGCGAGCACACCGGTCATGTGCGCGATGTAGGCGAACTGCGCGATCTCGTCGGGCTCGTCGGCGAAGATCTGGGCGTAGGCCTGCTGGCGCTGCTCGCCCGTGAGTTCGCCGGCCGCTTCGATCTTGGAGTCGAATTCCGGTGTGCCGTAGGCGCTCTGAGCGCCGTCACTGCGCATGTACTGGTCGACGCTGAACGCCGCGTCACCGGCCTGGTTGCCGTGCTGGATCAGCGCGATGAACGGGCCCGCATTCGGCGGGAACGGCCGCAGCTGGTACTGCAACTGGGCCGCGGTGTCCATCATCTCGATCTTCACGTTCAGCCCGATCTTGCTGAGTTCGTTCTGGATCACCTCGACGGTCTCGGTGACATTGGGGAACAGGCTGTTGCGCCCGATCAACCGGATCCCGCGGTCCACCGGCACACCGTCGGCCCTGGCCTCGTCGATCAGCTCCCTGGCGCGGTCGGGATCGTAGGGCCACAGCTCGAGATCCTCGTTGTGGCCGACGACGCCCTCGGGGATCAGTTGCGCGGCAGGCTCACCGAGCCCGCGGTACAGGGCCTTGACGATGCCGGTGCGGTTCACCGAGTAGTTGATCGCCTGGCGCACCCGCAGATCGTCGAGCGGGGGCTCGGTCGCGGTGAGCCGCAGTGCCGTGGTCTCGTTGTTGGGGAACGGCACGCCCAGATCACCTGCCCCGTCCTCGGGCCCGACCGACGTGCCGATGTCCGCCTCGTCGTTGACCACCATGGCGGCACGCACACTGCCCTCGCTGCGCCACTGGTATTCGGCGCGGGTGAAATCCGGTGCGGCGCCCCAGTACTTCTCGTTGCGGTGCAGCACGAGTTTCTGTCCGTACTCCCACCGTTCGATCTCATACGGGCCCGTGCCGATGGGTTCGCGCACCTTCTCGGTGACGCTCGTGGTGTGAGGCACGATCTCGATGAACGAGATGCGCAGCGGCAGAATCGGATCGGGTTTCGCCGTGCCGACCACGACGGTGTGGTCGTCGGGTGCGGAGACCTTCAGCGGGTCGTCGCCGAAGACGTAGCCGTCGACGTTGCACTGCAGATCCGAGTTCACCGCGCGGTCGATCGAGAACGCCGCGTCGGCCGCGGTGAACGGCGTTCCGTCGGAGAACGTCACGCCGGGGCGGATGTCGAAAGTCCATTCTCGGGGCGAGGTCTGGTGCCATCCGGTGGCCAGCAGTGGCAGCAGGTCGCCGGTCTGCGGATCGCGTTCGATGAGCGGTTCGGTGATGTTGGACCGCACCACGACACCGGTCGAGGTCAGCGAACTCTCACATGGCTCAAGCGTGGGCGGTTCCTGCGGCAGGACGATGCGCAGCGTGTCGGTGTCGTATCCGCCGCGCGCGGTGTTGGCGACCGTGCAGCCGGCTGTGGCGCCGCTGGTGATGATCGCCAGGCCGGCGATGAGGGCCAGCGGGTGCGGCGCTCGGCGCATGTCGGATCCTCCAGAACAGTGATGTCCACGTATGTGGATGCTGGTTGTGACCGCAGACACACGTTAGGAATGCGTCTCTTGCGGCGTCAACCGGCCGAAATCGGTCACCTCGGAGCGAAAATCGGCCTCGCGCAACACCGTTAGACCGCCTCGACGCCGCAAATGACCTGCACTTTTGCAGGCGAGTTCAGAACGGCAATGCGTGCGACGCAACATGCCGAGGCCATTCATGCTGCTTGGATATCAAGCCATGCCATTTCCGTGTTAGACGGGTATTCGCGCGCCGCCTTACCGTGGTGGATGTGTCCGCTCAAGAGGAAACCGACCGCGGCCCGCAGGGCGTCCTGCAGGTCGGCCCGCTCAAACCGTCCCTGAACCAGACCCTCGTGTCCACCTACGGCGCGTACGTGCTGCCCGACGGCCCCGAACGCGCGGACTTCCTCGCCGAGCACGGTGGCCGGATCACGGTGGCCGTGACCTCGGGCCGTACCGGCGTCGACGCCGAACTGATGTCGGCGTTGCCCAATCTCGGCGCGGTGGTGAACTTCGGCGTCGGGTACGACACCACCGACGTCGACGCGGCCGCCGCACGCGACATCGTGGTCAGCAACACCCCGGACGTACTCAGCGACTGCGTCGCCGACACCGCGGTCGGGTTGCTGATCGACGTGATGCGCAGATTCTCGGCGTCCGACCGATACGTGCGCGCGGGCCGTTGGGTCACCGACGGTAATTACCCTCTGGCGCACAAGGTTTCGGGTTCACGCGTCGGGATCATCGGGCTCGGCCGCATCGGCACCGCGATCGCGACCCGGCTCGGCGCATTCGGCTGCACCATCAGCTACCACAACCGCCGCGAGATCGAGGGCAGCGGTTACCGCTACGTGGGTTCGGCCGCCGACCTCGCCGCGCAGGTCGACGTGCTGATCATCGCCGCGGCAGGCGGTGCGGGCACGCGTCACCTCGTCGACCGCGCGGTGCTCGACGCGCTCGGACCCGACGGCTACCTGGTCAACATCGCCCGCGGCAGCGTCGTCGACGAGGACGCGCTCGTCGAGGCGCTGGCCGACGGCAGGCTCGCGGGCGCGGGTCTGGATGTGTTCACCGACGAACCCAACGTGCCGGAGGCGCTGCTGGGGATGGACAACGTGGTGCTGCTGCCGCATGTCGGAAGCGCAACCGTCGAGACCAGGAACGCGATGGAGGCGCTCACGCTGGCCAACCTCGACGCCTACCTCAAGACCGGAGAACTCGTCACACCGGTGCCCATGCCGGCCCCGACACCGGCTCAGTAGGCGATCTGCTCGCCCACCAGTTCGTCGGTGGTCCATTCGCGTGGGGGCAGCACGTCCCGCAGCAGACGCAACAGGGCGGGGTTGGTGCTGTCGCCGCGCCACACCGCGTCGAGCTCCACGGGGCGTTCCCGGAACGCGCCGATTGAGCGGAACACCACGCCCTCGGGATGCAGCGTGGCGGCCGACGCGGGCACCAGCGCGATGCCGATGCCCGAGCGGACCAGCACCAGCATGGTGTGCACCTGCGTCACGTACTGCACGTAGCGCGGGGTGGCGCCCGCGATCGTGAACGTACTGATCAGCAGCTCGTTGAAATACCGTGCCTGCACGGGCGAGTACATGATCATGTCCTGGCCGTCGAGGTCGTTGAGGGTGAGCTGACGGCCCACATCGACCAGCGGATGCGACGCGGGCAGCGCCGCGATCAACTGCTCGTGCAACAGCGGCCGCGACACCAGGCCGGGGCGCTTGAGCGGTGGCCGCGCCATGCCGAGGTCGAGCTCACCGGTCATGAGCCCTTCGATCTGCGCGGCGGTGACCATCTCCCGCAGGTCGAGCGTCACGTCGGGCAACTGCTCACGGGCCGCGTCGAGAAGACGCGGCAACACCGCATGCGCCGACGCCGCGGTGAAACCGATGACCACGGTGCCCAGGTCGCCCGCGGGGACGCGTTTGACGTTGAGCGCGGCGCCTTCTGCGAGTTGCAGGATGCGCCGCGCATCCGGCAGGAAGGCGACGCCGGCCGGGGTGAGCGTGACCGAGCGTGTGGTGCGGTCGATCAGGTGCACCCCGAGTTCGTTCTCCAACTGCTGTATCTGCCGGCTGAGCGGGGGCTGCGTCATGTGCAGGCGCTCGGCGGCCCGCCCGAAATGCAGTTCCTCGGCCACCGCGATGAAGCAGGACAGTCTCGACAAGGAGAACACTGCGTCAGCCTATCGGCCCAACGGCTGATCAATGCCCGACCGGCATGAATAGCGCGCGTGGCCGACCCGATTGCGTATTCGTGGTGAACACCTGCAAAGCTGGTGGTCAGGAAACGCAGAGATCAGCCAGTAGTCTGATCTTGTGCCCCTCGAGGTTGAGCCAAAAGCCTCGGGGGTGGAGAGTTGGACGGCGTCGACACGGCTACCATTTGTCGACTGCTGCCAAGAGGGCGCACAAACACCGTCGGAGGTGACGATGACGAGCCAGGACCCGGCGAACTGCACGGTGGAGGAACGCCGCCTAGGAGACATCACTGTGGTGGCGGTCACCGGAACGGTGGACATGCTGACCGCACCGAAGCTCGAAGACGCGATCGGTTCCGCTGCCAAGAGCGAGCCGTCGGCCGTGGTGGTCGATCTGAGCGCGGTGGATTTCCTTGCCTCCGCGGGCATGGGCGTGCTGGTGGCAGCACACGGCGAACTCGCGCCGGCGGTGCGCCTGGTGGTCGTGGCGGACGGCCCGGCGACGAGCAGACCGCTCAAACTTGTCGGAATCGCCGACGTGGTCGACCTGTTCGCCACGCTCGACGAAGCCCTCTCGTCGTTGAAGACATAAAACTGTGCGCAACCGGGTAGCCACCAGGTCGATATGACAGACGCAGGCGAGTCAACCAGTTTCATCAAGGCGGGCGTAGTTGCCGCCCCGGAACGCGCCGCCCAGTTGCGGCGCGAATTCTCGGAATGGCTCGGCACGCATTTCACGCTCGACCCGGTGAAGGCCAGTGACATCGTCCTGGCCGTCAACGAGGCGCTGGCCAACGCGGCGGAGTTTGCCTACACCAACGCCACAGAACCCGGTCTGATGCACGTGCGCGCCGATTACGACACCGGGGCCGAGACCCTCACGGTCGTCGTCGCCGACGAGGGCACATGGCGGATAGGCGACACCGATCACAAGAATCCGGCACGGGGGCGCGGCATCCCGTTGATGCACGCGCTCACCGACCGTGCCGTCATCGACGCGACGCCCACCGGCACCAAGGTGCGCCTGCAGTGGGAGAACATCGCCCGCAGCGTCACCTCAGAACTGCGGTAACCGCACCACCTGGACGAAGAACTCGTCGATCTGTCGCACCGCGCTCATGAACTGGTCCAGGTCAACCGGTTTGGTGACATAGGCGTTCGCGTGCAGCTTGTAGCTGCGCAGGATGTCTTCCTCGGCCGATGAGGTCGTCAGCACCACGATCGGGATGTGGCACAGGTTCTCGTCGGACTTGATCTTCTCCAGCAGTTGCCTGCCGTCGTACTTGGGCAGGTTGAGGTCGAGCAAGATCAGGTCCGGGCGGGGTGCATCCGCGTAGGGTCCCCGCCGGTACAAGAAGTCCAGCCCCTCTTCGCCGTCGTGCGCGACGTGCAGATTGTTCTTGATCTTGTTGTGCTCGAAAGCTTCCCGCGTGATGAGCTCGTCGCCCGGATCGTCCTCCACCAGGAGGATGTCGATCGCGCGGGTTTCGTCGGCTGACGTCATGTGTTGTTTCCTTCCAGCTGGGCGTCGGTGAGGACGCCCGGCTTGTTTGTGGGCATGACAGGCAAGGTGAAACAGAACCGGGTTCCGCCCGTGTAAGACGTGTCGATCCAGATGTTGCCGCCGTGGTGCTCGATGATCTTCTTGCACAGGGCAAGTCCGATACCGGTGCCGCTGTAGCTGTCGCGGCCGTGGAGCCGCTGGAAGATCACGAACACCTTGTCGACGAATTCCTCGGAGATGCCGATGCCGTTGTCGGACACCGTGAACAGCCAGCTGTCCACGCCGCCGCCGGTCTGGGCGTGGCACTCGATGACGATACGGGGCGCCACCCCGTCGCGGCGGAACTTCACCGCGTTGCCGAGGAGGTTCTGCCACACCATGATCAACAGCGTGGGGTCACCGTCGATGTGCGGCAGCGGTTCTTGCGGCCGGATGATCTCGGCGCCCGATTCCTCGACCGCGGTGGAGATGTTGTTCAGCGCGGCGTCGACCACCGCGTTGAGATCGACCTCGGTGGTCGTCGAATAGAGCCGGCCCACGCGTGAGAACGTGAGCAGGTCGTTGATCAGCACCTGCATGCGTTTGGCGCCGTCGACGGCGAAACCGATGTACTCGACGCCGCGCTCGTCGAGTTTGTCGCCATAACGCCGTTCGAGCAGCTGACAGAACGAGGCGACCTTGCGCAGCGGCTCCTGCAGATCATGTGAGGCCACGTAGGCGAACTGCTCGAGTTCGGCGTTGGACCGGCGCAGTTCCTCGGCCTGCTCGTCGAGCGCCAGGCGCGCCTGCTTGGACGCGTCGAGTTCATCCACGATGCGCTGGCGCATGTCCTCGACGTCGATGGCGATCGCGCGAATGTCCTTGGGACCCTTCGGTTCGATGCGCTCGGTGAAGTTGCCCTCGGTGATCCTGCGGCACGACGCGGCAAGTGCGGCCAGCGGACGGTTGACGGCGTTGCGCACCAGCACCGCCAGCACCACCGCCATTGCGAAGAACGCCACGATCATCGCGATCAGCACGCTGTTGCGCCACGTACGCATGCGTTCCATGTCCTCGATGCCGACGTTGCGCGCCTCGCTGAGATGGCGGTTCTGGACGTCGAAAAGTCCACGCAGCTGGTCGAACTGCGCTTTACCGCGCTCGGCGACCATGTCGTTGCCGATGTGCGGGCGTCCGGGCTGAATACTCGCGATCATCGGATCTGCGTAGGCGGCACGCCAAGCCGCAGCAGCCTTTTCGATCACGGCGAGATCGGCGAGGAGTTGGTCGCGGCCGTCGAGATCGTCGCGGATGCTCGCCGCGGCATCGGCCTCGGCCTGCTGCCCTTCGTCATACGGGGCCAGGAACTGGGGGTCGGCCGCGATTGCGTAACCGCGCACCGCCGTCTCCTGGTCGCGCAGCGCGGCCTGCAGTTGATAGGCCGCGACACGGGCCGGCTGGATCTCGTTGATCAGCTCATCGGAGAGGGTGTCGGTGCGGCCGACGAGCACGGCACCGGCGATCGCACCCGTGAAGACCACAACTCCCATGACCGACAGAACCAGGTTCTGCCAGCCTTGTACCGTCAATCTCATCTGCGCGAGCGCTCCACACGTATCACGGCGATGTCATCGGAGAGGCCGCCGTGCGTCTGCGCACGTGACTCGGCCTCGTTGATCAGCGAGGTGACGAAGTCCCGCCCGGGCGTCGCGGCGAGCGCGCGGGCGACGGCGAGCAGGCCGCTCTCCCCCAGCCGCTCGTCACCACGTCCGGCGTGGCCCTCGAACAGTCCGTCGGTCAACAGCAGCAACCCGTGGCCCTCCGGTAGCTCGTAGTGGTTCACGGGCCACTCCCTGGCGCCCAGCCCCAGCGCGGCGCCGGGCCGCGGCTCGAGCCAGTCGACGGTGCCGTTGCCGTGCACCAGCAGGCCGGGGTGACCCGCACGCACCACCGTGAAGCGTCCGCTGTCGGGTTCCAGTGCCACGCTGCACAGCGTGGCGAAGATGCCCTTGCCGGGACGCTCGGTGGTCAGGATCCGGTCGAGCTGGCGCATGCGTTCGTTACCGCGCAGCCCTGCGAAGGTCAGCGCGCGCCACCCGATTCGCAGGGCAACGCCGAGCGCGGCCTCATCAGGTCCGTGACCTGCGACGTCACCGATCATCACGTGGACGGTGCGGTCGGGCGTCTGCACGACGTCGTAGAAGTCGCCGCCGATCAGGGCGTGCTGGCGGCTGGGCCGCGCCTCGACGACGATGTCGACGCCCGAACCCTCCATGAGCAGCGGGGACGGCAGGAGCCCGCGCTCCAGGCGCGCGTTCTCCTGAGCCCTCAGCTGGCTGGCGTGCAGGTCGACCGAGGTGAGCTCGGCGCGTTTGCGTTCGATGGCGTAGAGGACCGCGCGGCGCAGCATCTCCGGTTCGACACGGCCTTTGACCAGGTAGTCCTGCGCACCCGAGGCCACCGCGGAAACGCCGAAGTGCTCGTCGTTGAGGCCTGTGAGCACGATGATCGGGATCCGCGCGTCCAGCTTGCCGAGGTGATGAAGCGCGTCGATCCCTGCCGCATCGGGAAGATTGAGGTCGAGCAGGACACAGTCGGGGCGGTGGTCGGCCAGCGTCCGCTCGGCGTCGGACATCGATTTCGCCCACACGAAGTCGATGTCGGGAGCATCGGCGATCAGTTCTTCGACCAGGATGGCATCGGCACGGTCGTCTTCGACCAGCAGCAGGGAGAGGCGCCGCTGGCCCGGACCAGTTAGGTCAACGGGCGACGCAATGACTCGGTCAAATGGCGCGCGCATGGGAAAAACACGTCCTTCACAACGATGGCCACCCTGGTCGCGCTGACCCTCTGCTTTAGTGACAACACTCCTGACAATACCCAGTGAACGCGTATTACCGACAATTCGCGGAGAACACCGCATGTAACGTTCTGACTTCTGGCAGTCCGACGTGTGGACTGCAAACGCGCTTGCGGCGCAGGCAGAAATTGCTGACACGGCCCTGTCAGGCCGCTTCTACCTGCCCAGTGCTACCAACGCGGTCCCGACGCGTTGAAACCAGGATCGATGCTGCGCATGTACCCGGTGTCATCGCGGTCGCGGATTCCGCAGCGCAGATACTGCTCGTGCAGTGCGGCCAGAGCGTCCTCGTCGATCTCGACGCCGAGTCCGGGCGTCGCGGGAACCTGCACCTCGCCGTCACAAAAGTTCAGGGCGCCGGGTGCGACGACGTCTTCGTGGCGCCACGGCCAGTGCGTGTCGCACGCATAGGTCAGGTTGGGTGTTGCGGCGGCCAGATGCACCATGGCGGCCAGGCTGATCCCCAGGTGCGAGTTCGAATGCATGGAAAGCCCGAGCCCGAACGTGTCGCAGATACCGGCCAGCAGGCGTGAACGCTGCAGCCCGCCCCAGTAGTGGTGATCGGACAGCACCACCTGCACCGAGTTCTTGGCGACCGCCGCGGGCAGTTGGTCAAACGCGACGACGCACATGTTGGTCGCGAGCGGCATCGGTGCCTGCGCGGCCACCTCGGCCATCCCGTCGAGGCCCGGTGTGGGGTCTTCCAGGTACTCCAAAACCCCCTCGAGGCCCGCGGCGACCTTGACCGAGGTCTGCGGTGTCCACGCGGCGTTGGGGTCCAGACGCAGCGGATGGTCGGGGAACGCGGCGCGCAGCGCCTCGACGGCCGCCATCTCTTCCTCGGGTGCGAACACGCCGCCCTTGAGTTTGATTGCGCTGAAACCGTATTCATCGATCATGCGGCGCGCCTGCGCGACGATGCCGTCGGGGTCCAGTGCGGCGCCCCAGCCGTCGGGTTCGGCGCCGGGATGCGCGGCCCACTTGTAGAACAGGTAGGCACTGAACGGCACGGCGTCGCGCACCGCGCCGCCGAGCAGGTCCGACACCGGCCTGCCGGTCACCTGCCCCTGCACGTCAAGACAGGCCACCTCGAACGGCGAGAACACCCGGTCGACGACGCTGGCCGAGGTGATCATGCCGGCCAGACCGGATCCGTCCCCGGTGCGGTCACCGCCGAGTGCGTCCGAGATGAGTGCCCGGATCACGTTGGTGGAGAACACACTCCGGCCGACGATCGCGTGCGCCGCAGCCTGCAATCGCTCCAGGTGGACGGTGTCGGCGTAGGTCTCGCCCAGACCCGTCAGACCCGCGTCGGTGTCGAGTTGGATGACGGCGCGCAGCGCGTACGGCTGATGCACGCCGACCGTGTTGAGCAGCGGCGGATCCGCGAATGCCACGGGTGTGACGCGGGCGCCGGTGATGCGGATCCGGTTGTGCGCCATCGGCGTTCTCCTAGTGCACGAGCGCGTCGGCGAGCACCGCACGTCCCGCCGAGAGGATGCGCTGCAATTCGTCCACGTCGTCGGGTGCGGCGTCGATCAGCGGCGGGCGCACCGGCCCGGCCTGCAGGCCACCGAGGGTGACGCCGGCCTTGATCAGCGACACCGCATAACCGGGCACCTTGTTGCGCAGGCGCACAAGTGGATGGAAGAAGGACCGCAGCAGCGCGGCGACCAGTGGTTCCTTCCCGTCCTCCAGCGCCCGGTAGAACGCGAGCGACACGTCGGGGGCGAAGGCGAACGTGGCCGACGAGTACAGCGTGACCCCGATGGCCCGGTAGGCCTGCTGCGAGACCTCCGCTGTCGGCAGGCCGTTGAAGAACTGGAACGGCTTACCCTCGTTCTCCAGCGCGTCGGTCACCGCACGCACGATGCGGGCTACCTGATCGAAATCGCCTGTGCCGTCCTTGAATCCGACGACGTTGGGAAGCTTGGCGACCTCGATGGCCGAGCCCTCGGTGAACCGTGCGTTGTTGCGGTTGTAGACCACGAGCGGCAGATCGGTGACGGCGCTGACCGCGCGTGTGTACCCGACGAGACCGGCCTGCGGCATCTCGACGAGATACGGCGGCAACAGCAGCAGGCCGTCGGCACCCGACTCGGCGGCGACCTGGGCGAACGCCTTGGCCGAGGCGACGGGGCCGCCCGCACCTGCGTACACCGGCACCCGGCCTGCGGCCGCGTCGACCGCGGTGCGTACCACGGTGCGCATCTCCTCGGGTTCGAGGGCGTGGAATTCGCCTGTGCCGCAACCGATGAAAACTCCACCGGGTCCCGCTTCGACGCCTCTGGCGACGTGCTGGGCGAGCAGGTCCACATCCACGTCACCCGACGCGGTGAACGGGGTGACGGGGAAGAAGAGGACGCCGTCGAGCATGTGTGACTCCTAGAGGTTCGTGCGGGGTGATCAGTCTTTGGTGAGTTGGCCGTCGACGGTGCGCCACAACCCGTCGGGGTTGCCGTCCGCAATGGCACTGGGCAGCAGGGATTTCGGTGCGTTCTGGTAGCAGACCGGCCGCAGGAAGCGTTCGATGGCCCTGGCTCCCACGGAGGTGGTGCGCGAATCGGAGGTGGACGGGAACGGCCCGCCGTGCACCATTGCGTGGCCGACCTCGACGCCGGTGGGCCAGCCGTTGAACAGGATGCGGCCCGCCTTCAGCTCGAGGATCTCCAGCAGTTCACCGGCCTTGGCGTGGTCGGATTCCTCGGCGTGGACCGTGGCCGTCAACTGGCCTTCGACTTCTGCGGCGACGCGCAGCATCTCGGCGTCGTCGGCACACCGGACGATCACGCCGGAGGCGCCGAACACCTCGGCCTGCAAGGCCTCGGTGGCCAGGAACGTGGGTACGTCGCTGCCGAACAGCGCGGCACGGCACGACACCGCAGGGGCGTTCTCGTCGGATCCCCGCGCGATGAGTTCCGCTGTGCCGGAGAGGGTCTCGACTCCGGTGCGGAAGTTCTCGGCGATGCCGGGTGTCAACATGGGCGTGGGCGCCGTGGCCGCGACGGCCTCGGCGGCCGCCGCGACGAACGCGTCGAGGTCGGGACCGTCGACCGCGATGACCAGGCCGGGGTTGGTGCAGAACTGCCCGGAGCCCATGGTGAGTGAGCCGACGAACGCGCGGGCCAGATCGGCTGCGCGTGCGGACAGCGCACCGCGCAGCAGGAACACCGGGTTGATGGCGCTCATCTCGGCGTAGACGGGGATCGGTTCGGGACGTGCGGCCGCGGCGGCCACCAGCGCCATGCCGCCCGCGCGGGACCCGGTGAAGCCCACGGCCTTGATGCGCGGATCGGTGACCAGGGCGCTGCCCAGATCCGGCCCGTACCCGTACAGCAGGGAGAACGTGCCCGCGGGCATCCCGGTGGCGGTGACGGCCTGCGTGATGGCGCGTCCGACGAGCTCTGAGGTGCCCGGGTGTGCGTCGTGCGCCTTGACCACGACGGGGCACCCGGCGGCCAGGGCCGACGCGGTGTCGCCACCGGCGACCGAGAACGCGAGCGGGAAATTGCTCGCCCCGAACACCGCGACCGGGCCGAGCGGCACGCTGCGCTGCCGGATGTCGGGCCGTGGCAACGGTTCCCGGTCGGGAAGAGCCGGGTCGATGCGGGCCTGGTTCCAGCTGCCCTCGCGCAGCACACCGGCGAACAGTCGCAGTTGGCCCGAGGTGCGCCCCACCTCACCGGTCAGCCGGGCGACCGGCAGGCCGCTCTCGGCGTGGGCGCGCTCGACGAGCACATCACGGCTCGAGTCGAGGTTGTCCGCGATGGCCTCGAGGAAGCGGGCGCGCTGTTCGACAGGGGCATTGCGGTAGGGGCCGAACGCATCGGCCGCGGCCGCGCACGCGGCCTCGACGTGCGAGGTGTCGCCGTAGGGGTACGCGGGTTCGAGGAACGATCCGGTCTGCGGATCGATGCCGCGGATCTCCCGTCCCGCGCCGCGCACCGGCGTACCCGCGATCAACATCTGCCCGGTCAGGTCTGTTGTCTGCACCATGGATGTCATAGTGGCACCGTAAGACCGGCGATAAATGCTTGTCCAAGTTAAGTTTGCGGCTTACTGATGCACTATTTGAATCGGTACCGGAAGCAGCGGTGAGCGCCCGGACGCTGTCGCGAAAGGCGCGAGGACTCCCCCGATCCGGGAGTCAGGAGGCGCGGCGGGCCTGGCCGCGCAACTCCAGGCGGTGCAACACGTCGGCGCCGAGCGCGTGCAGGTTCTGGTCGCCCGCCGGGATGAGGGTCACGCCCTCGGCGACCCCGGCCGAGGCGATGTCCTCGATCAGACCCGCGAGGCCGTCGGCCGTGCCGACGTAACGGACCACCGCGTCGCCGGCGGGCACGTCGGCGGCCACCTCGAGGCGGCGCGCGGAGCGGAAGTCGTTCGCGACGGCGACGGTCACGTCGAGGATCACCGCCACGGTGTCGTCCTCGGCCTTGATGCGCGTCCGTTTACGTCGCGCCTGCGCCAGGTCCGACGCCGATATCCGGACCGTCGGGGCGGCGTCCTGCGCACCGTCGGTCAGTTCACTCCAGGAATCGGCGTCCGCCACGAATAACCGCACGCCCGCCAGACTATGCCCGACTGGTACATCCGTGCAGGGTTGCACTCACCGAGAATGTAAGGACCTGGTTACGAACTTCACCGCACCCGCTACTGGGCATCACGCACGCGGGTCTTGTACAGGCTCGCG
Coding sequences:
- a CDS encoding 5-dehydro-4-deoxyglucarate dehydratase encodes the protein MLDGVLFFPVTPFTASGDVDVDLLAQHVARGVEAGPGGVFIGCGTGEFHALEPEEMRTVVRTAVDAAAGRVPVYAGAGGPVASAKAFAQVAAESGADGLLLLPPYLVEMPQAGLVGYTRAVSAVTDLPLVVYNRNNARFTEGSAIEVAKLPNVVGFKDGTGDFDQVARIVRAVTDALENEGKPFQFFNGLPTAEVSQQAYRAIGVTLYSSATFAFAPDVSLAFYRALEDGKEPLVAALLRSFFHPLVRLRNKVPGYAVSLIKAGVTLGGLQAGPVRPPLIDAAPDDVDELQRILSAGRAVLADALVH
- a CDS encoding glucarate dehydratase family protein: MAHNRIRITGARVTPVAFADPPLLNTVGVHQPYALRAVIQLDTDAGLTGLGETYADTVHLERLQAAAHAIVGRSVFSTNVIRALISDALGGDRTGDGSGLAGMITSASVVDRVFSPFEVACLDVQGQVTGRPVSDLLGGAVRDAVPFSAYLFYKWAAHPGAEPDGWGAALDPDGIVAQARRMIDEYGFSAIKLKGGVFAPEEEMAAVEALRAAFPDHPLRLDPNAAWTPQTSVKVAAGLEGVLEYLEDPTPGLDGMAEVAAQAPMPLATNMCVVAFDQLPAAVAKNSVQVVLSDHHYWGGLQRSRLLAGICDTFGLGLSMHSNSHLGISLAAMVHLAAATPNLTYACDTHWPWRHEDVVAPGALNFCDGEVQVPATPGLGVEIDEDALAALHEQYLRCGIRDRDDTGYMRSIDPGFNASGPRW
- a CDS encoding PP2C family protein-serine/threonine phosphatase; amino-acid sequence: MRAPFDRVIASPVDLTGPGQRRLSLLLVEDDRADAILVEELIADAPDIDFVWAKSMSDAERTLADHRPDCVLLDLNLPDAAGIDALHHLGKLDARIPIIVLTGLNDEHFGVSAVASGAQDYLVKGRVEPEMLRRAVLYAIERKRAELTSVDLHASQLRAQENARLERGLLPSPLLMEGSGVDIVVEARPSRQHALIGGDFYDVVQTPDRTVHVMIGDVAGHGPDEAALGVALRIGWRALTFAGLRGNERMRQLDRILTTERPGKGIFATLCSVALEPDSGRFTVVRAGHPGLLVHGNGTVDWLEPRPGAALGLGAREWPVNHYELPEGHGLLLLTDGLFEGHAGRGDERLGESGLLAVARALAATPGRDFVTSLINEAESRAQTHGGLSDDIAVIRVERSRR
- a CDS encoding aldehyde dehydrogenase (NADP(+)) yields the protein MTSMVQTTDLTGQMLIAGTPVRGAGREIRGIDPQTGSFLEPAYPYGDTSHVEAACAAAADAFGPYRNAPVEQRARFLEAIADNLDSSRDVLVERAHAESGLPVARLTGEVGRTSGQLRLFAGVLREGSWNQARIDPALPDREPLPRPDIRQRSVPLGPVAVFGASNFPLAFSVAGGDTASALAAGCPVVVKAHDAHPGTSELVGRAITQAVTATGMPAGTFSLLYGYGPDLGSALVTDPRIKAVGFTGSRAGGMALVAAAAARPEPIPVYAEMSAINPVFLLRGALSARAADLARAFVGSLTMGSGQFCTNPGLVIAVDGPDLDAFVAAAAEAVAATAPTPMLTPGIAENFRTGVETLSGTAELIARGSDENAPAVSCRAALFGSDVPTFLATEALQAEVFGASGVIVRCADDAEMLRVAAEVEGQLTATVHAEESDHAKAGELLEILELKAGRILFNGWPTGVEVGHAMVHGGPFPSTSDSRTTSVGARAIERFLRPVCYQNAPKSLLPSAIADGNPDGLWRTVDGQLTKD